The following coding sequences lie in one Streptomyces albofaciens JCM 4342 genomic window:
- a CDS encoding FmdB family zinc ribbon protein, which produces MPTYQYQCTACGEGLEAVQKFTDDALTECPACQGRLKKVFSAVGIVFKGSGFYRNDSRGSSSSSSPASSSSSSTSSSSSSGSGDSKSSSGSSSSSGSSSTPSTSAA; this is translated from the coding sequence GTGCCGACCTACCAGTATCAGTGCACCGCGTGCGGCGAGGGCCTTGAGGCGGTGCAGAAGTTCACCGACGACGCGCTCACCGAGTGCCCCGCCTGCCAGGGACGTCTGAAGAAGGTGTTCTCCGCGGTCGGCATCGTGTTCAAGGGCTCCGGGTTCTACCGGAACGACAGCCGCGGCTCGTCGTCCAGCAGCAGCCCCGCGTCGTCCTCCTCGTCCTCGACGAGCTCCTCGTCGTCCTCGGGCAGCGGCGACTCGAAGTCGTCCAGCGGCTCTTCGAGCTCGTCCGGCTCCAGCTCGACGCCCAGCACGTCGGCCGCCTGA
- a CDS encoding MFS transporter, whose product MLRTPGAWAFLLPGFLARQPFAMLTFSILLLVQHTTGSYGTAGVVSAVTGVSMALFAPQSGKLADRFGQRAVLVPGVLVHAAAVAVLITLALSHAPLWALLVVAVPTGASTPQIGPMVRSRWAAKLTGTPLMPTSTAFESVTDEFTFVVGSVLATALCTGIHPAAGLVAEGALTLGGGLLFAAQRRSQPPVHRSADSSAKRVSALSVPGLRVLIAALFGIGTVFGGMQVSLTAFTEDIGQPGINGLLYGVFAAGNMLAGIVCGAIAWKVGPRRRLLIAYALLTLMTTPLWAVAVAPLMGAVGLLVGLCIAPALITGYTLIDSLVPATARTEAFTWLTGAVGLGQAAASTIAGLLADHFGPHAGFLVPLCGTGLALVVLAVFRGHLVPRSATRVIERGVGHRTPATVD is encoded by the coding sequence CTGCTGCGCACCCCCGGCGCATGGGCGTTCCTGCTGCCGGGCTTCCTGGCCCGCCAGCCCTTCGCGATGCTGACGTTCAGCATCCTGCTCCTCGTCCAGCACACCACCGGCTCGTACGGCACCGCCGGTGTCGTCTCCGCGGTGACCGGCGTCTCGATGGCGCTGTTCGCGCCGCAGAGCGGCAAGCTGGCGGACCGGTTCGGGCAGCGCGCGGTGCTCGTGCCCGGCGTACTGGTGCACGCCGCGGCGGTCGCCGTGCTGATCACGCTGGCGCTCTCGCACGCCCCCCTGTGGGCGCTGCTGGTCGTCGCCGTACCGACCGGCGCCTCGACGCCGCAGATCGGCCCGATGGTGCGCTCCCGGTGGGCGGCCAAGCTGACCGGCACTCCTCTGATGCCGACGTCCACCGCCTTCGAGTCGGTCACCGACGAGTTCACCTTCGTGGTCGGCTCGGTGCTGGCGACGGCGCTGTGCACCGGCATCCACCCGGCGGCCGGCCTGGTCGCCGAGGGCGCCCTGACGCTGGGCGGCGGCCTGCTCTTCGCGGCGCAGCGGCGCAGCCAGCCGCCGGTCCACCGCTCGGCGGACAGCTCCGCCAAGCGCGTCTCCGCGCTGTCGGTGCCGGGCCTGCGGGTCCTGATCGCGGCCCTCTTCGGCATCGGCACCGTCTTCGGCGGCATGCAGGTCTCCCTCACGGCCTTCACCGAGGACATCGGGCAGCCCGGCATCAACGGCCTGCTGTACGGCGTCTTCGCGGCGGGCAACATGCTCGCCGGCATCGTCTGCGGCGCGATCGCCTGGAAGGTCGGCCCGCGGCGCCGCCTGCTGATCGCGTACGCGCTGCTGACGCTGATGACCACCCCGCTGTGGGCGGTGGCCGTGGCGCCCCTGATGGGTGCGGTGGGCCTCCTGGTGGGCCTGTGCATCGCGCCCGCGCTGATCACCGGCTACACGCTGATCGACTCCCTGGTGCCGGCCACCGCCCGTACCGAGGCCTTCACGTGGCTGACCGGCGCGGTCGGCCTCGGCCAGGCGGCGGCGTCCACGATCGCAGGCCTGCTGGCGGACCACTTCGGTCCGCATGCCGGATTCCTGGTTCCGCTGTGCGGTACGGGGCTGGCACTGGTGGTGCTGGCGGTGTTCCGGGGACACCTGGTACCGCGCTCCGCAACCCGGGTGATCGAACGTGGGGTCGGTCACCGAACCCCGGCAACAGTGGACTGA
- a CDS encoding potassium/proton antiporter — MAAVRVSSRSGLPSLLIYLGIGIAIGQDGFGGVVFDNAELTQILGYTALVVILAEGGLGTKWKEIRPALPRAAVLSTFGVAVSVGVTAAGAHYLVGLEWRQALLIGAVVSSTDAAAVFSVLRSVPLPARLTGVLEAESGFNDAPVVILVVAFSTAGPVEHWYVLIGEIALELAIGAAIGLAIGWLGAYGMRHVALPASGLYPIAVMAIAVSAYAAGALAHGSGFLAVYLAALVLGNAKLPHSAATRGFAEGLGWIGQIGMFVLLGLLVTPHTLYDDAVPALVIGLILTIVARPASVFLGLLPFRVPWREKALLSWAGLRGAVPIVLATIPMVGGVPGSDRVFNIVFILVVVYTIIQGPTLPWLARKLRLGDDEEAADLGIESAPLERLRGHLLSTTIAPKSRMHGVEISELRLPPGAAVTLVVRDGTSFVPSPTTVLRRGDDLLVVATDPVRDAVENRLRAVSRHGKLAGWLAPGTPGGRRPVKKAGVRPGDRSGERPEGKAGKPGRHPDGRTGGRPPHTPAR, encoded by the coding sequence GTGGCCGCGGTCCGCGTCTCCTCCCGGAGCGGGCTGCCCAGCCTGCTCATCTATCTGGGCATAGGCATCGCCATAGGGCAGGACGGCTTCGGCGGCGTCGTCTTCGACAACGCCGAACTGACCCAGATACTGGGCTACACCGCGCTGGTGGTGATCCTGGCCGAGGGCGGCCTCGGCACGAAATGGAAAGAGATCAGACCGGCGCTGCCCAGAGCCGCGGTGCTGTCGACGTTCGGCGTCGCGGTGAGCGTGGGGGTCACCGCGGCCGGGGCCCACTACCTCGTCGGCCTGGAATGGCGTCAGGCGCTGCTCATCGGCGCCGTGGTGTCCTCCACGGACGCGGCGGCGGTCTTCTCCGTACTGCGCAGCGTGCCGCTGCCCGCCCGCCTGACCGGCGTCCTGGAGGCCGAGTCCGGCTTCAACGACGCCCCCGTCGTGATCCTCGTCGTGGCCTTCTCCACCGCCGGACCGGTGGAGCACTGGTACGTGCTCATCGGCGAGATCGCGCTGGAGCTGGCGATCGGCGCGGCCATCGGCCTGGCCATCGGCTGGCTGGGCGCGTACGGCATGCGGCACGTGGCGCTGCCCGCCTCCGGTCTGTACCCGATCGCGGTGATGGCCATCGCCGTCTCCGCCTACGCGGCCGGCGCGCTGGCGCACGGCTCCGGCTTCCTCGCGGTCTACCTCGCCGCGCTGGTCCTCGGCAACGCGAAACTGCCGCACTCGGCCGCCACCCGCGGCTTCGCCGAAGGCCTCGGCTGGATCGGCCAGATCGGCATGTTCGTACTGCTCGGCCTGCTGGTCACACCGCACACGCTGTACGACGACGCGGTACCGGCCCTGGTCATCGGCCTGATCCTGACGATCGTGGCCCGGCCCGCCTCGGTCTTCCTGGGGCTGCTGCCCTTCAGGGTGCCCTGGCGTGAGAAGGCCCTGCTCTCCTGGGCCGGGCTGCGCGGCGCCGTACCGATCGTGCTGGCCACCATCCCCATGGTGGGCGGCGTGCCCGGCAGCGACCGGGTCTTCAACATCGTCTTCATCCTGGTCGTCGTCTACACGATCATCCAGGGCCCGACGCTGCCCTGGCTGGCCAGGAAGCTGCGCCTCGGGGACGACGAGGAGGCCGCCGACCTGGGCATCGAGTCGGCGCCCCTGGAGCGGCTGCGCGGCCATCTGCTGTCCACCACGATCGCCCCGAAGTCGCGGATGCACGGCGTGGAGATCAGCGAGCTGCGGCTGCCGCCGGGCGCCGCGGTCACCCTCGTCGTACGCGACGGGACGAGCTTCGTACCGTCGCCGACGACCGTGCTGCGGCGCGGGGACGACCTGCTGGTCGTGGCCACCGACCCGGTACGGGACGCGGTCGAGAACCGGCTCCGGGCCGTCTCCCGGCACGGCAAGCTGGCCGGCTGGCTGGCGCCGGGCACGCCGGGCGGGCGGCGGCCCGTCAAGAAGGCGGGGGTACGGCCGGGCGACCGGTCCGGCGAGCGGCCGGAGGGGAAGGCCGGGAAGCCCGGCAGGCATCCGGACGGCAGGACCGGAGGGCGGCCGCCGCATACTCCGGCACGGTGA